Proteins encoded by one window of Salmonirosea aquatica:
- a CDS encoding GntR family transcriptional regulator — protein MKPKFITISEAIVEKIKAGELQPGDQIPSENELIRDHQVSNTTARKSLLDLESKGWVKRIKGRGTYVLNRTPDHHLVRTLGSIYATRRGFHESLLAEGFLPKNLVLEKTILPDGISSEIGGKHFIIDGPVLKIHQLRYADEEIIKDELKYVSLRLCPNINRLPTEISYFKTYETTYHLKIEEVKQTLSVEIVQPDARENNFELKKATPMFILDSAVVCTQSKVVELERSYYRGDKYKFAIIANPDYQDHGHKATQA, from the coding sequence ATGAAGCCCAAATTCATTACAATCAGTGAAGCCATTGTTGAGAAAATCAAAGCGGGTGAACTACAACCTGGGGATCAGATTCCGTCGGAAAACGAGCTGATCCGCGACCACCAGGTCAGCAACACCACGGCCCGCAAGAGTCTGCTGGATCTGGAATCGAAGGGTTGGGTAAAGCGGATCAAAGGCAGAGGTACCTACGTGCTGAATCGCACGCCCGACCACCACCTAGTACGTACCCTGGGCTCGATCTACGCCACCCGGCGGGGGTTTCACGAGAGTTTGCTGGCCGAAGGCTTTCTGCCCAAAAACCTGGTGCTGGAAAAAACGATCCTACCGGATGGCATATCGTCCGAGATCGGAGGCAAGCATTTTATCATCGACGGACCGGTGCTGAAAATCCATCAGCTGCGCTACGCAGATGAGGAAATTATCAAGGACGAGCTGAAATACGTATCCCTCAGGCTCTGCCCGAACATCAATCGGCTACCCACCGAAATCTCCTATTTTAAAACTTACGAGACTACCTACCACCTCAAGATCGAAGAAGTCAAACAGACCCTGAGCGTGGAAATCGTGCAACCCGACGCCAGGGAGAACAATTTTGAACTCAAAAAAGCTACCCCCATGTTCATTCTGGATAGTGCGGTGGTCTGTACCCAAAGCAAGGTGGTAGAACTGGAGCGCTCCTACTACCGCGGCGATAAGTACAAGTTTGCCATCATCGCCAATCCGGACTATCAGGATCACGGTCATAAAGCTACGCAGGCCTAG
- a CDS encoding barstar family protein translates to MFKPFRIGNFADRWMGRWRFFRFVLTSVPGGRIHKSAIVSFLLKTYPNYTMTLDLTGIKTKAALHQLFKNELQFPDWYGVSWDAFWDCIVAVVEMPEQLTLVHWDEFARECPRDMQILQQVVQDYGATMAPKRIVLA, encoded by the coding sequence ATGTTTAAACCTTTCCGTATAGGCAATTTTGCTGATCGATGGATGGGCCGTTGGCGGTTTTTTCGTTTTGTACTAACTTCCGTTCCGGGAGGCCGCATCCATAAGTCGGCTATTGTATCATTTTTGCTGAAAACCTACCCTAATTACACGATGACTCTTGATTTGACCGGCATAAAAACCAAAGCAGCATTGCACCAGCTCTTCAAAAACGAACTGCAATTTCCGGACTGGTACGGTGTGAGCTGGGATGCTTTCTGGGACTGTATTGTCGCGGTGGTAGAAATGCCCGAGCAGCTAACGCTAGTGCATTGGGATGAGTTTGCCCGGGAGTGTCCGCGCGATATGCAGATTCTGCAGCAGGTAGTCCAGGATTATGGTGCCACCATGGCACCGAAACGCATCGTGCTGGCTTAG
- a CDS encoding SGNH/GDSL hydrolase family protein: MNRIAWVLGTLLSISIAGFAQDNRWPDRQEYLSAVKKELKAVWPNNRTVNIVFHGHSVPAGFWHDHEVHTLESYPHLVLEKLKEEYPYAVINVIVTAIGGENSQKGSLRFEKEVLNHRPDVLLIDYALNDRFLGLEKARVAWEDMIKKALAQNIKVILLTPSPDQRVDLLAADNPLEPHAEQIRQLAERFQVGLADPYAEFKKIAAQGNLPDYMSHVNHPNRAGHQIIADTIVKWLIDKKEN, from the coding sequence ATGAACCGTATAGCCTGGGTGCTGGGTACCCTGCTTTCAATAAGTATTGCTGGCTTTGCCCAGGACAACCGCTGGCCCGACCGTCAGGAATATCTGTCTGCCGTGAAAAAAGAGTTGAAGGCGGTATGGCCGAACAACCGAACGGTCAACATTGTCTTCCACGGGCATTCGGTTCCGGCGGGCTTCTGGCACGATCATGAGGTACATACCCTCGAATCGTATCCGCATCTGGTGCTGGAAAAGCTGAAAGAAGAATATCCCTACGCCGTCATTAATGTGATCGTCACCGCGATCGGTGGAGAGAATTCCCAGAAGGGTAGCCTGCGGTTTGAAAAGGAAGTGCTCAATCACCGGCCGGACGTCCTGCTGATCGACTATGCGTTGAACGATCGGTTTCTGGGACTTGAAAAAGCGAGGGTAGCCTGGGAGGATATGATCAAAAAAGCGCTGGCCCAGAACATCAAGGTCATTCTGCTGACTCCTTCCCCCGACCAGCGGGTGGATTTGTTGGCGGCTGACAATCCGCTCGAGCCGCACGCGGAGCAAATCAGGCAATTGGCGGAACGGTTTCAGGTAGGTCTGGCCGATCCGTACGCGGAGTTCAAAAAAATAGCCGCCCAGGGCAATCTACCCGATTATATGTCGCACGTCAACCATCCCAACCGCGCGGGACACCAGATTATTGCCGATACCATTGTGAAGTGGCTGATCGATAAAAAAGAAAACTAG